The Fusarium keratoplasticum isolate Fu6.1 chromosome 8, whole genome shotgun sequence genome includes a region encoding these proteins:
- a CDS encoding Ubiquitin carboxyl-terminal hydrolase yields MSSTTDPNPSDARPAFIPLEANPQLMTTLIHKLGVSPALGMHDVYSLTDPDLLAFIPRPALALLLVFPVSAAYESHRMAEDSLVDEYRGKGDAEPVLWWPQTIRNACGLMGLLHAVSNGNARNFIEEGSTLDTLIKKSIPLGPDGRARVLEQTPDLATAHKEAASQGDTPAPPAEDDVELHYVCFAKGSDGGLWELDGRRKGPIRRGDLLEDEDVLSSKGLSLGALKFLEREGGDLRFSAVALAGWTTLTVLGIARWLLGRGPEHSGLIIGNDASGKTTMLYKLKLGEIVTTIPTIGFNVETLEYPDGGKITLWDVGGCDKIRPLIRHYMQPDRFLIFIQSCGDLDPDRIKFSLEYLRMGLAMMAEQGCRHMFILFNKQDLLPPDERDSIVKGIRVQIEKEIAPYLGNHDIRILDYPGLCATSGEQLYPAMEEIRQTIQQIKKPAQPDTKAQVAELEKGPSDTELIERVKKANADAVDAESFWASFMDGSLNSWDHYTHLRAGFFVLHDCFARGFGLLECADEFMAHLNRLRQGNPERFRNTAHKTMTIFWLHQIQIAAVNYQVNNGRDKFPDRGEYAEIALSAPWLMNSGLWRSYYSNDMLFTPEARENWHLPDLQPLPTPAQAKVEEEQRDTQRPGNDVDRLPRFAFSVVQKTLTSKLRRGGVVKQALEALQSSTIRLRASDPSVSPYSETQAYFWIQIVHAYLRSLETEPSKASKGTQFEGSVTTLTFEAFKALFDITGDEWRQYYSPSVWQGIPARMSFVNPDKKALPNVFGMPSKAKIDLARSQMVNAVSRRFTKPSGLPPREDLDFWAAVLIDEARLIPEEEVIVANHASLLRFLYQRLSRASEEKSSTVAARTALELSSSMGSTQSMFWVQQVQLCLASGKVASTFEEFVTANAHLAYEDLPLVYYSPQLWQSAEVKEVYVPPDRHSLSSIVSSGK; encoded by the exons ATGTCTTCCACAACAGACCCCAACCCCTCCGACGCCCGCCCGGCCTTTATCCCCCTCGAGGCGAACCCCCAGCTCATGACGACGCTCATCCACAAGCTCGGCGTGTCGCCGGCCCTCGGGATGCACGACGTCTACTCCCTCACCGACCCGGACCTGCTGGCATTCATCCCGCGCCCCGCGCTGGCTCTGCTGCTCGTGTTCCCCGTCAGCGCCGCGTACGAGAGCCACCGCATGGCCGAGGATAGCTTGGTGGACGAGTACCGCGGCAAGGGTGATGCGGAGCCGGTGCTTTGGTGGCCGCAGACCATTCGGAATGCGTGTGGGCTTATGGGACTCTTGCACGCCGTGAGCAACGGAAACGCGCGAAACTTTATCG AGGAGGGTTCCACGCTCGACACgctcatcaagaagagcatCCCCCTCGGCCCCGACGGCCGCGCCCGCGTCCTCGAACAAACCCCCGACCTCGCAACAGCCCACAAAGAAGCCGCCTCCCAAGGCGACACGCCCGCTCCCCCCGCCGAAGACGACGTCGAGCTGCACTACGTCTGCTTTGCCAAGGGATCCGACGGTGGACTCTGGGAGCTCGACGGACGACGCAAGGGACCGATCCGAAGGGGAGATCTGCtagaggatgaggatgtgTTGAGTAGCAAGGGACTTAGTCTGGGGGCGTTGAAGTTTTTGGAGAGGGAGGGTGGTGATTTGAGGTTTAGTGCTGTTGCGCTTGCTGG TTGGACAACGCTGACTGTGTTAGGTATCGCTCGTTGGCTCTTGGGTAGAGGCCCCGAACACAGCggcctcatcatcggcaaTGATGCGTCTGGAAAGACGACGATGCTCTACAAGCTGAAGCTGGGAGAGATAGTCACGACAATTCCCACAATCGGCTTCAATGTAGAGACCCTCGAATATCCAGATGGCGGCAAAATTACTCTCTGGGACGTGGGAG GATGCGACAAGATCAGGCCTCTCATCCGACATTACATGCAGCCAGATCGTTTCCTCATCTTTATCCAGAGCTGTGGCGATCTAGATCCCGACAGGATCAAATTCTCTCTAGAGTATCTCCGCATGggcttggccatgatggctgagcAAGGATGTCGACATATGTTTatcctcttcaacaagcAAGACCTCCTCCCGCCTGACGAGAGAGACTCCATCGTCAAAGGTATAAGAGTCCAGATTGAGAAAGAGATTGCTCCTTACCTTGGGAATCACGACATCAGGATTTTGGATTATCCTGGTTTGTGCGCGACGTCTGGCGAGCAGCTTTATCCTGCCATGGAGGAAATTAGACAGACGATCcagcagatcaagaagcCCGCACAACCAGACACTAAGGCTCAAGTAGCAGAACTGGAGAAGGGACCGAGTGACACAGAACTAATTGAGCGCGTAAAAAAGGCCAATGCGGACGCTGTTGATGCCGAGAGCTTCTGGGCCTCATTCATGGACGGTAGTCTGAACTCGTGGGACCACTACACCCATCTGAGAGCTGGCTTCTTTGTGTTGCATGATTGCTTCGCTAGAGGATTTGGTCTTTTGGAGTGTGCCGATGAGTTTATGGCCCATCTCAATCGTCTGAGGCAGGGAAACCCAGAGCGATTCCGCAACACTGCGCACAA GACCATGACTATCTTTTGGCTTCATCAGATTCAGATCGCGGCTGTCAACTACCAAGTCAACAATGGACGCGACAAGTTCCCGGATAGAGGTGAATATGCAGAGATCGCTCTCTCGGCGCCGTGGCTCATGAACTCTGGTCTTTGGAGGTCGTATTACTCTAATGATATGCTGTTCACGCCTGAAGCTCGAGAGAATTGGCATCTTCCGGATTTGCAGCCTCTTCCAACCCCCGCTCAAGCCAAGGTAGAGGAGGAACAACGGGATACTCAGCGCCCTGGGAATGATGTGGATAGACTCCCACGTTTTGCATTCTCGGTCGTGCAAAAGACGCTCACGTCTAAGCTCAGACGCGGAGGAGTCGTGAAGCAAGCACTAGAGGCTTTGCAGTCGTCTACAATCCGGCTTCGTGCCTCTGATCCGTCTGTGTCGCCATACTCGGAGACCCAGGCGTATTTCTGGATCCAGATTGTCCACGCGTATTTGCGATCCTTGGAAACTGAGCCATCCAAGGCGTCAAAGGGTACACAATTTGAGGGATCGGTCACGACGCTCACTTTCGAGGCATTCAAGGCTCTCTTTGACATTACTGGAGACGAGTGGCGCCAGTACTACTCGCCTTCTGTATGGCAAGGCATTCCCGCGAGGATGAGCTTTGTGAACCCCGACAAGAAAGCTCTCCCCAACGTCTTTGGCATGCCTTCCAAGGCAAAGATTGATCTCGCCCGGTCGCAGATGGTCAACGCCGTTAGTCGTCGCTTCACCAAACCTTCCGGTCTACCTCCACGCGAGGACCTTGACTTTTGGGCAGCAGTTCTTATTGATGAGGCAAGGCTCATACCTGAAGAGGAAGTCATCGTTGCGAACCATGCCAGCCTGTTACGCTTCCTTTACCAACGACTAAGCAGGGCATCTGAGGAAAAGAGCTCTACGGTCGCGGCGCGGACGGCACTGGAGCTTTCTTCAAGCATGGGCTCTACACAGAGCATGTTTTGGGTACAGCAGGTTCAACTCTGTCTTGCTAGTGGAAAGGTGGCGTCGACATTTGAAGAGTTTGTTACGGCGAATGCGCATCTGGCGTATGAGGATCTACCCTTGGTGTATTACTCGCCTCAGCTGTGGCAGAGCGCTGAGGTGAAGGAGGTTTACGTTCCGCCGGATCGTCATTCGCTTTCGAGTATTGTATCTAGTGGGAAATGA